TGTTGGATGTCAGTCATAAGTGTACGGTGGCGGTTCTCCCCTGGTAGGTCACGGTGTCTCCCTCGCGCAACTTTTTGCGCCTGCGGGTTTCGATGGCACCGTTGACCTGCACCAGACCACTCTGAATCACGACCTTGGCATGACCTCCGGTCTGCACCCAGTCGTGCAGTTTCAGCCAGTCTTGCAGGTCCATGGTCCCTTCCATTCAGCCCATCCTAGCACACTTCCCAAAAACCACAACGGAAGAGAAATCACTTACCATCACCGGCCAGAAGCGAGGTTCAGAGAGCCTTTCACTTGCCATAAAGTTGCTGGAAGAGGTTGTAATCGGTGTCATCCACCCTGCCATCCTGATTGAGGTCCCCTTTGGGAGGGTTTTCGACACCCA
This window of the Deinococcus roseus genome carries:
- a CDS encoding RNA-binding S4 domain-containing protein gives rise to the protein MEGTMDLQDWLKLHDWVQTGGHAKVVIQSGLVQVNGAIETRRRKKLREGDTVTYQGRTATVHL